The sequence GGCAAACGGCGAGCGAGAAAAACCTTCATCAAAGCTCAGCAGCTCGAGTGCAAAGACTTGATCAAACTCGGCTCTGTCATCGTTGACCATGGCTGGGGAGATTCTCGTCTTTGTACCATCCGTTGCCCAACGAGCCAAGGCTCGGTCTCCGGATCCGACGACATGGTCGGTGCCAGTGTTATTCTTGGTGGTCTCGATCCATATTTCGGTCTTGCCGTCGGGTAGTTTGAAAGATATCTTGTTGGGCTTGTCCAGAAGGGTGTCGACGTGAGACTGGGAGTCTTCGATGTAAATGCCCATTTTCGAGGGTTAATGACCTGTGCAACTATTAGTGAATGATGTCAGGGTCTCGGGTAACTTAGTGGTTGATAAGGGTGCTGGGTTATCACGAATTAACCAAATAAATACTTACAGCTCAGAGTTGGCAGACTGAATTATTGTAATAGATCCAAGTAATATTTCTTGGACGGGCAACCACTCCATCTAAAGTATCTAAAACATGACTACTTATTCAACTCTACAATTTACAATGTCACGGCTTTGCTATTACCCCGATGCGAGTGGTCAACGTCCAAACCAAGTTGCTCAATTGTGCAAGCGAGGTGCTCACAGTGCGTATGTCCTCCGCATATCACAATGTCAAGCTTTCGGCACTTGGCTGCGCCCCTGGAGGGTGGCGTATTAAGCATAAATTAACCCAAGCCGGCAGTATTGACGTCCATCAACAGGGGCCCCTGTCCTCATCCCGCCCCTAGACATGGTTATTGGACGGCTTGACCTTGACTAAATGGGTAACCCCATGGATGATGAATACGAAAGAACTTGTGGGACGAACGAAAGGTTCCTTTGAATGTCACTCTTCACCACAATTCTCTCACCGGCCGGACACCTTCCCGAACTGGCACACACCCTGTTGCGTGATCCGCAGATCCTCACTTTATATAATGCTGACAACTTGGCAACGCTGGATCCCTTGACTAATGCCAAGACTCGGTTGCAACGCTGAGCCAACACGGAGGATTTCATCACACTTAGCGCAATGCACTACCTGGCATGTACATCCCATGTGCCGTGGCTCCGCAATCGGAGAGATCCGAGAGTTTCTCCCCCTTATCGAAAAAATCAGTGACATGTGGGTTATCGACAAGTTTATGGACGTGCCTCGACGGAGTTCGATGACCGACAAGTCCGACACCCTCTGCACCATCCGACATGGCGACCAACGATGGGAAAAGCTTCCCACCGAGGAAATGGTACAGACGGGTGCCGCTTCTCTCAACAAAGCCTATCGAGACACCACTGACGGAACGACACTTGCATTCATCTCCAAGCACAGAAGATGCCGGGATCAGGGAAAAGACAGCTTTGCCAGAGTCGACGGCAAACTGGCTGTCAATATTGTTATTCAGCTGGTTAAGTCCTCTTTTGAGAACTGGATACACCAGACCCCTTCAAACCGATGACCTGTATGACATGCCCGGCAACAGATTGGCCGAAGACCATGCAGATAAACTCGAAAAATGCTGGTCTGAGAGGCTGGAGAAAAACAGCAACCAAAAAGTTCCCTCTAGATTTACCACATGGAGACCTTTCTGGGCGAGGCGCACAACTGACGCCACCGTCTTGACCATGGCTCTCAACGACGTCTGCTTCCGGTGGTTCTGGATAGGAGGTTTCTTCAAGCTATGCGGCGACTTGTCACAAATGGTCTCTCCTGTTCTCATCAGATTTCTCATCGCCACATTGAAAGACCCATCACAGTCTGCTTTACGCTCAGGGTTTGGCTATGCGGTCGGGCTGTTTGTTCTGCTCGTCTTCTCCGTCACGTCCAACGTCCATGGCTTCTACCGCTCATACACGACGGGTATTCTCCTGCGAGGCGCCCTCATGCATGCCATCTATCGCAGGGCGACGACGCAGCTCACCGAAAAGGCCAAGTTGAAACATGGCCTTGGTACGGGAAAGTTAATGAGCTTGATGAGCGCCGACGTCACACGCGTGGACTTTTGCTGCGGCTTCTTTCACTCTGCGTGGACTAGCATCCTCcagatccttctctgctTCGCCCTGACGGTATGGTCACTGGGTTATAGCGCACTTCCTGGATTCGGCCTTCTGGCGCTGCTCTATCCGCTGCAGACATACATGATGGGGATGCTACTACGCCTGCGACGAGGCAGCATGCCCTTTACTGATGCGCGCGTCAAGGCCGTCGTTGAGGCCGTATCAACCATTCGCCTAGTCAAGACCAACGCCTATGAGAAGAGCCTGCTCGCAAAGGTCGGAAAGCTGAGGTCCGACGAAGTCGTCTACATTCGCAAGAGAATGCTTCTCCGAGCTCTCAACATCGCCGTCTCATACACTGCCCCCACACTCGCCTCTGTCGTTAGCATAGTGTGTTATGGAGCGACGAACAAGAATGGCATGGAACCAAGTGTCGTCTTTTCTGCGCTCGCCTTCTTCTTATTGTTGAGGACGCCTCTGCAGGCTCTGCCCGTTGCACTTTCGGCTATAGCGGATGCTCGCGCGGCACTTGAGCGGTTGGCTGCATTTATGCTCGCATCTGATGTAGTTCCGACAAATGACTCCGGACTGCACTCGGGCCGTAGTGAGGGATCATCGACTGATGTCGTGATTCAAGTTGAGGATGCTATATTTGCCTAccacgatgacgaggaactcCTGGCAGACGACACGAGTGAGAAAGCTTCGCCAGTCAATGAGAGCAAGAGCCAAAGCCAAAGACTACGCCTTGATTCACTTGTGGTCAAGAGGAATCAGCTTGTCTGTATCGTTGGCCCTGTTGCATCAGGCAAGTCCTCGGTTCTCAGGGCGCTCCTAGGAGACATGCAACTTCTCCAGTCTCGTTCGTGccagctcaacctcgaggcctCGTTGCCATCTTCCCAGCTTTCCTACGCCCCGCAGACAGCCTGGCTGCTCAGTGAGACAGTGCGAGAGAACATCGTCTTTGGCAGGTCACTGGATCTAACTTGGTATAACGAAGTTCTAAGTCGGTGCTGTTTGCATCAGGACCTGGAGAGGCTGCCCGACGGCGACATGACGGTCGTTGGCGAGATGGGTGTCTCTTTATCAGGAGGCCAAAAGCAGCGTGTGAGTCTCGCTAGGGCCATCTACGGGAGAAGCCCGCTACTCTTTCTTGACGACTGTTTCTCAGCTCTGGATGCGCACGTTGGATCCCGGGTCTTTGACATGGTGATCAACCAAGCGCGGAGAAATAATGAGGGCACCATTGTTCTGGTGACGCATTCCATGGTGTTTGCTCGCCAGGCGGATCATATTGTCTACATGGAAGGAGGTCGCATTGTGGAACAGGGCTCGTATGAACTTCTGTCTAGTCGAGATGGTCCCTTTTCTCGCTTTGCGGGAGCCCCTGACTCAGACTCTGAGTCGACTCAGTCTGGCGGAGACTCCGAGCAACCGGAGGATACAGaaatcaaggccgaggagggggACCCTGTCGCTGAAAAGCCAAAAGAACAGCTCAAGGGCCGAGGCAACGAGATCATGCAGAGCGAGGAGAGACTCGTCGGTTCAGTCAGCGGTAGGACCTACATCCGCTACGTGCAGTTCGGCAACGCCTGGCTCACGGTTCCCTTCTTCATCACGTCCATCTTCATCTACCAAGGCTCAAGCATCGTCTCTCCGCTGTGGCTGAGCTGGTGGCAAGATACCAAGTACGAATCCATCTCTGAGGACTCATACATGGGAGGCTACGCGGCGTTCGGTATTGGACAGTCTCTGGGTCTATTCTGCATGAACGCTACATTTGccctcttctgcttctggtgCTCCAACAATCTTCACCGTGCGGCCATGTCGAGTATACTCCTCGCGCCCGTGGCTTTCTTCGATACGACGCCTCAGGGACGTATCACTCATCGGTTCAGCAAGGACGTCGACGCTGTGGATAACGTCGTGGGTGAGACGCTGCGACTCTTCATCTCAACGTCGGTACAGGCAATTGGCACCATCATTGTCGTGACCATTATCCTACCGCCCTTCATTGCAATAGCCGCCGCGCTGCTGCTCGCCTACACCTGGACGGGCATGTACTTCCGCCCTTCATCGCGCGAACTGCGTCGTCTCAACAATCTGCTCCGCAGCCGCATCTACGAGCACTTTGGAGAGTCCCTTTCCGGCCTGCCCACCCTCAAGGCTTTCGGCGCCGTGTCTCGCTTCGTCGCGGACAATTCACGCAAGATTGACACCGAGAACACGGCCTACTGGCTCTCAGTAGCGTGTCAGCGCTGGCTCAACCTCCGTCTGGACCTCTGCGGTGCGACACTCGTGCTGGTTGCCGGCCTACTCGTCGTGGGGCTTCGAGACACGATTCCTCCGTCATCGGGAGGTGTAGTGTTGTCATACGTTGTCACAGCGCAAGCCGTCTTTGGCAACATGATTCGCCAGAGCGCCGAGATTGAGAATAACATGAACTCGGTCGAGAGGATGCTGCATTATGTTTTTGACATCCAGCAAGAGCCTGCCCACGAGGTCAAAGATGTGGACAATGGCCTGAAGAATGGTGAATGGCCGCGTGACGGACATGTCCAATTCCAGTCTCTGACGCTCAGTCATCGTCCCGGTCTAGAACCTGCACTGAGAGATGTTACTTTGGATATAAAGCCGGGTGAGAAGGTTGGCATTGTTGGCCGTACTGGAGCAGGAAAGACGACCTGTAAGTACCTGACCCCGTCGCTTGTCCCGTCTGGGCTGCGGTTCTTCAACAGTCACTAACCATATTTCAGTAATAACTGCTCTGCTGAGGATCACTGAGCCTACAAGTGGCAGAATCCTTATCGACGGAGTGGACATTCACACGGTCGgcctgcatcttctccgaTCAAGCTTGTCAGTCATTAGCCAAGACGCTATCCTCCTGGCCGGAACAATCCGGTACAACCTGGACCCATTCCAGCAGTACAACGATGAGTGGCTACGCCAATGCTTGAGGAGAGTTGGCCTCGACCAACCAGACTCTAGTTCAATCGTGGAACAGGGAAGTGATTGTGAGAAGAACCATGGGTCCGAGCTCAGCACTGGCAGTCCGAGTTTGACTCTAGACTcggaggtcaaggagaatgGTGCCAACATCTCTCATGGCCAACGGTCCCTGATCTCAATTGCCCGAGCGCTTGTGCGTCGATCCAAGATTGTCATTCTTGACGAAGCCACTGCGTCTATCGACGGCAGGACTGACATGGAGCTTCAAGTGATGCTGAATGAGGTTATGGGTGATGCTACAGTTCTGACCGTGGCTCATCGACTCGACACAATTATTTCCACGTGTGATAGAGTAGTTGTGATGGACAGTGGTAACGTGGCAGAGTTTGATACCATCCCAGAGCTCTATTCCAGGCCATACAGCCTATTCAGGGCGCTCTGCAATGCCGCAAGGATTACTGTTCGAGAGGTGTAAATGAGGTGGTTGATTGCATAGACGATTCCCTTCAATGTCCTGTTGTTGAACCTTCATACCAGATAGACCCCAAGCTCCTACATCAATATCTACGTAGGGCACTCGAGCCAAAACGTACGCACACTTTTAATAGCAAGAGTCCAATGGCTCGACTTTTGGTAACAAAGGCCTGGggtcgatggtgatggcaacACTTCTCTTGTCAAGAGGCAACATGCGCTTTGGTAGCAATGAAGGACCGGGATCAAGTTCCTGCACGATAACGTGCATGATCAGTCATTCGATCAAGTGTCTCGCCTATTACTAATGAATacataattacttaaaaactGGGCAAGGTAAGCACTATGTCCTCGCCCAGGAACGGCGAGAATGGTCTGATATTCTCCTGTGTCAAGACCGATCTTGGCCGGGCAGACTCTCCTTGCCTGGTCTTGGTCTACCAACAGGCCCGTCTCGTGAACCGTCTAATTCTGCACTCTTTTAACCGGGGGTTACATCCCTCCTGGTCAAAAGAGGTAACGAGCCATGTGGGCATGCCAAGCAAGCCGACGAAAATTCGACCGTTACCGAACAAGGGGTAGGATCAGCACTAGAAGTCCCCCATCTGACGAGTTGAGTTCGCGTACAGAGCCGACGTCGGTAATACCCACACctcaagaaaaaaaactttCTTTTATCAGATCCTTGATAATCTCTCTCGGGGCAGTCACCGCATCCGAACGTGTGCCCCGCAAGTTCTCGGCATGGCTATTTGTTGGAACGCGTGGGTGATGCGTGGGATTAGCGTCGACCTGTTGGTTCTTGAATGTTACATTCTGTGACCGGTCCCCAACGTTGGTTACGGCGTGGGGACTTGTGTTAACCTGGATTGGTACGGATCATCCTTGATCAGATAAAATGTAAAGCATGGGGGTGGAGACGAACTTTGTACCACAATTTTTGGGTATTTCTTTTCGTGTCTCCTCGGGATCTGCGTGAATATTCTCCAGTTTCTTCCTTCTCATTCCTCAGACGCGAGAGAGCACAAGCtaagccatcaccatgtcgaAGCCAGCTGCTCCAGACGCTGGTCAGCCTGAGGTCAACGCCGCGGGCTCCTCACAGATAGACGCCAATGCGGCCGGAAAAGATGGCGGGCCCGTCGGCACCGTACTCTCCCGGGAAGATTCGAAGCCCAACCCAGCCTCAGACTCTGAAGGCCACACTGAAGTTGGTGTGAGCAAGGTCGAGGCCTTCAACAAGGTCCTCTACCAGTCTGGCAAGTCTGGCAAGATCCTGCTCTGGCTTCTGGGCGTCTCAATTGGTCTTACCATGTTCGCCTATGCGCTCGATCAGGGCATCACCACCTCCGTCTTCAACGTCCTCGCCTCGTCGACCTTTGGAACGCACAGCTCGCTCGCCGCCGTCAGCACCGCCAGCCAGATCATTCGAGCTATCAGCAAGCCCTTTATCGGCAAGTTGGCCGACATTACCTCGCGACCGACCACCTACGTCGTCATTCTCGTCTTTTACGTTGTCGGCTTTGTCGTCGCTGCCAGTGCAAACACCTTTGCCGCGTACACGATCGGTGTCTCTTTCACTTCGGTCGGAAAGTCCGGTCTCGATCTTCTGAGCGATATCATTGTTGGAGACTTGACTCCTCTCGAGTGGCGAGGCTTCTTCGGCGCTGCTCTGGCTCTGCCCTTTGTCGTCACTGTGCCCGTCAATGGCTTCATTGCCGACGGTTTCTATGATAACTGGAGATGGGGCTTGGGTATGTTTGCCATTATCGTGCCTGTTCTTCTCATGCCCGCCATCTTCACTCTATACTCCATGCAGCGACGTGGAGAGAAGCTAGGCATGGTCACCATGGCCGACTCGGCGCGCGTTCGAACTGGCGTGGACGAGACTTCCTCTAGAGGTTTCGGCTACTgggccaagctcctctaCCAGGGTCTCATCGACATCGACATTATTGGTCTCATCATTCTCGGCTTTGCCTTCTCACTCATCCTTCTGCCCTTTACCCTCGCCAAGACAGCCAAGGGTGGCTGGAGTAACGCGAGTATCATTGCCATGCTCGTCGTTGGCTTCGTCTTGCTCATCCTCTTTGTCCTCTTTGAGATGTACGTCGCCAAGAAGCCTCTCATGACGAAGCGAATTATCCAGAACCGCACGTTCCTCGCTGCCGTCACCATCTACACCTTCAACCAGATGGCTTCGTCTGTCCGCAACACTTACTTTTCGTCGTAcattctcatcatcaagaactGGACCAACTACCAATGGATCATCTTCCTGGGTATTACCACCATGGGATTGAGTCTTATTGGCCCTATCGTCGGTCTCATCCAGCGAAAGACGCACAGATACAAGAGTCTGATGGTCTTTGGTGCTGCGGCGAGACTGCTTGCCTATGGATTGTTGGTTAAGCCCAACGGCAGCATGGTCCAAGACACGGCCCGTCTCGTCCTTGCTCAGCTCATCTTCTGTCTGGGCTCATTCAACGTTGTGGGTGTTCGTGTCGGCAGTCAAGCCTCGGTGCCCCATGAGGACATGGCCTCCATGATCTCTCTGCTCACTCTGTGGTCTACGCTGGGCTCATCCATTGGGAGTGCCGTGTCATCCGCCATCTGGACCAACGAGATGCTTGACCGCATGTACAAGGAGCTGCCCGGCGTTAGCCAAGAAAAGGTCCTTGAGCTCTACAAcgacatcaaggccctccGCAGTGACTACGCCTTCAACGACCCCGTCCGCCAGGGCGCTATTCGTGCCTATTCCGCTATCAATGGCCACATCGCCACCTGTGCGCTTGTCCTCGCTGCCGTGCCTCTGATCGCCACCTTCTTCATGCCCGACTTCTACCTCGGCAAGCAGCAGAACGCTGTCACCAGCACTGGTCTCGATGGTGAGAGGGTTGATGTGCCCCGACGAGACGAGAATGCCGACCAGCCCAAGACTTTCTGGGGCAAGGTGGTCGCTTTTTACCGCAAGGATTCTTAATTCGGTAACCTTGGCCCAAGGACAAGTACCGCTGCTTATATAGGCTTAAGATAGccaatagtattttttaattgCAGCTCCTCAAGCCAGAGAGGCAGCGATGCTATGGCAAGTTATGGATGTATTTAAATTGAGCTATGGGATAAGCCGATGGGCTCTACGCATCCACCTCTTCAATCCAAGTCTTTTCATATCAACGCCATGACTACTTTGCATTACTAAACAGTCCCATGAAACAAATGCCCATGTTTCAAATACAACTTGTGCTGTATCAATAACATCTGAATCGAGAACGCATCAACCTGTGTTGTGCTACAGGCCTTTTCCAACGCCTCGGGGAGTATTTGAGCGTTCTCCTCAGCTGGCGGTCTTGATGGGCTTGCTTCCAGAGTCCAAGACAGCATCAATGTATTCGAGGGGGTCTAACAAGTCGTGGTTAATAGAGTTGCAGTAAGTAGCCACTTGATGGAACATACCCCGCCGACTTCATCCGCAATAGAGGTTAAGCCTTTGGCACAAAACCTATTAGAATCCGCCTTGTCTTCAACACTGATAACCTTTGCAGCCATAGACGCCAGGGCCACTTGCGGGTGGTGGTTGCTCTTCCTGACTTGGATTAGACGGTCTTTGTCATTACTTTTCCATGGAAGGTCAAATTCTCACTTACTGTGACTCCATTTCGACGTGGCACCTGAGTCGAAGCTGTAGTTCTGAAAGCCTGACTTGAAGGCTTTTCATATTTCGTTCCCAGCCAACTTCCCGGAGAACTTCGGAAAATATCTCTCGCCTACTACCGAGCACGTTTTGCTCAAAAGCTCCAGCCATCGTCAAGAATGCTTGTGCTATGCTGCAAGATAAAGCACAGATAGTCATGAGAGCTTTATCATATTCCTGGCCAGCATCTACGGATAGTTGTTTGATTGACTCGGCCAGATCTTCGACTGCCGTTTTCATTTCATGTATATCACCGGGCACTCCTTCCGGTGATTCGATCGATTTCGATGccgccttgatgatgttgaacGAGTAGTCTAGAAGTCGCAAAGCACCGGCAGTAGTGCTAAACACGGATATTGGATTCATCGTTGGGATGGTTCTAGAAATGGCTCCGAAGGTGTCCAAGTTGAGATGCGTGTTGTGTCACTCTCTGGGAAGATTATCCACGCATGAGCAGCATTTTGTAGTCCTTGATCAGTACGTTGGGCGCGTACATGGTTCGGCAGCCTGCCTTACCTTGGGGAGGGGTTTGCGGCGTGTCCTGCGAGCCGGACgaattaaataagagatgACAAGCAACGCCAGCGCCAATTCGCTACGTTTTAGGCAGTTTGATTGCCTTGCAGATTATATGGAATCAAGTCGAATCCAGAGCATGTCAGGGAGGGATCGCACCTGGGTGAGTACGTGAAGCAAAGATCTAATAGTCAAGTTCCGAGTCAATATTTTCCAATCTAAATAATCTTGAACAGCTTAAAGTGCGTCTCATTCATCCCTTTCCCCTGGTCTCGAAGATCCTGCATAACTTCGCCGTCCATGATACCATGCACGTAACTAAATAGTAGTCAGATAAAAATGAAGCTCTTGTGTCGACGTGTTATCAGGGGAAAATTCCAAACAGACCTTGTTCCAATAACCACATATCCTTCGTCAAATTCTCTTAGCATAACCGGGACAGGTGCCCCGAAACCTGTCGCGACCTCGTCTCCCGGTCGAGCCTTTGGGTGACAGATTCAAACGTAGCCCTTTTTCGTCCTAAACGGTCGTGGTGTTATACAATAGAGATTGGTCTCCCAGTGCCACATCTGGACTGCTTCCATGTGTACGTAATGCATCAAGAGCAACTCTACGTGCTGTGTTTTGGGTGGAAATGAGCAACGAATCTCCCATGGCTCAAACAGTTGGGTCAGATTCTGGGGTCTGAGAGCAGGTGGAATTCGCTCGAGAGGAAAGGGGTCTTTATGAGGCCGCAAGTGACAACATCCATCAATATTGTGCGCCAGATTACTTTAACCCGAGCCGAGATTGGTCGGCAAATGGGTAAGTGCCTTCTGATGTGTTCTTTTtcatagttgaagcccggccctcgatgggataactgagccagaagaccgggCAAGTGCCTTCGCGATGCACGGGTGCTACGGACCCCCAGGCTTGGAAGACCGACACAGGGATACCATCAGGGAAGCTCAGGACCTCATTGCTAAAGTATACGGCACCCAATTACTCTCAAACCCTTACGGTGTCCCAAACAGGCCCGGCCTCTTCAATTACATCCACGGGCTGGCCTCTCACGCCGAGGATCTCAACCCATGCCGAGAACCCAAAGGCAAAGGGCGAACGTTAAAGAGACTGGCTTTGGAGAGCTGCATCTTTTCTAGATGAAACTTTCAAGATAAACCTccgtattaatatatatatatataccttagctTCCTAATCATGTTACTCAGCCATTAGAAATCTCAGCCGCATATTACGACATGGATTCTTACCAACCCAGCCCCTCACATTCAATCCCGAGCGGGATGCGCTCCGATTAGGCCTCATCGCCCCGCGTTTCTTGCGTTATCCATGCATCCGGCAACGCGTCACTGGCCGCCTCACAGACCCTCCCGGGATGCCATGGGTGCCCCCGCCTCCAGAAAGTTTAACTTAGACTGCGACTATTGTGACAGGGGTCCCTGAAAAGAAGTGTGCAGTAGATATTAGGTCTATGAACCTCGGCTGTCCTGATCAAATGAGTAGAAGCATTACTCCCCGTACTGACTGTCTCGGAATCCGGTACCTAGTTCCGTGGCTTTGTCTTGGACAGTCCCGGGTCTGCTATACTCTAATTGCCGAACGAGTCTTGTTCCGAATGTTGAGTTGAATCTAGCCCGACGAATGCCTTATAGGCATTTATTAATCCCCCTGGTCCTGCCCCTTAGAATATCTACTCTTGTCAGACTCTTCCAAAGCGTACCTGCAGTTGCTGACGAACGACCATTCATCTTCACTTCAACATGACCGATTCTGATTCACCAAAGGCAGACACTGCCGTCGACCTGCGTGAAGAGTATGTCCCTGTCCCGTCTTCATATTCTTGCCGACTCTTACTCATACACTCTAGTGTTGGGAAACTATCCCCGGCCGCCGACACCACCCAGACTCATCTTGACC comes from Fusarium falciforme chromosome 11, complete sequence and encodes:
- a CDS encoding MFS domain-containing protein; amino-acid sequence: MSKPAAPDAGQPEVNAAGSSQIDANAAGKDGGPVGTVLSREDSKPNPASDSEGHTEVGVSKVEAFNKVLYQSGKSGKILLWLLGVSIGLTMFAYALDQGITTSVFNVLASSTFGTHSSLAAVSTASQIIRAISKPFIGKLADITSRPTTYVVILVFYVVGFVVAASANTFAAYTIGVSFTSVGKSGLDLLSDIIVGDLTPLEWRGFFGAALALPFVVTVPVNGFIADGFYDNWRWGLGMFAIIVPVLLMPAIFTLYSMQRRGEKLGMVTMADSARVRTGVDETSSRGFGYWAKLLYQGLIDIDIIGLIILGFAFSLILLPFTLAKTAKGGWSNASIIAMLVVGFVLLILFVLFEMYVAKKPLMTKRIIQNRTFLAAVTIYTFNQMASSVRNTYFSSYILIIKNWTNYQWIIFLGITTMGLSLIGPIVGLIQRKTHRYKSLMVFGAAARLLAYGLLVKPNGSMVQDTARLVLAQLIFCLGSFNVVGVRVGSQASVPHEDMASMISLLTLWSTLGSSIGSAVSSAIWTNEMLDRMYKELPGVSQEKVLELYNDIKALRSDYAFNDPVRQGAIRAYSAINGHIATCALVLAAVPLIATFFMPDFYLGKQQNAVTSTGLDGERVDVPRRDENADQPKTFWGKVVAFYRKDS